A genomic segment from Oryctolagus cuniculus chromosome 16 unlocalized genomic scaffold, mOryCun1.1 SUPER_16_unloc_1, whole genome shotgun sequence encodes:
- the CCL25 gene encoding C-C motif chemokine 25 isoform X1, which yields MNSWILACLVVCFVGAWTPAVHTQVAGISEDCCLAYHSLSWAVLQRTQGYQLQEVSGSCNLRAVRFCLKHRIVCGNPQDKKVQRAMKLLNTRRKSCRHSQKTLRGVPHSGRKKPSSRKSWPPSPKQSSPAGSGKRNATLQTAAKLALNSTRLTPP from the exons ATGAACTCATGGATCCTGGCCTGCCTGGTGGTCTGCTTCGTGGGTGCCTGGACCCCCGCTGTCCACACCCAAG TTGCAGGCATCTCTGAGGACTGCTGCCTGGCGTACCACAGCCTGTCGTGGGCTGTGCTCCAGCGCACCCAGGGCTACCAGCTCCAGGAGGTGAGCGGAAGCTGCAATCTGCGCGCCGTGAG GTTCTGCCTGAAACACAGAATAGTGTGTGGGAACCCACAGGACAAGAAGGTGCAAAGGGCCATGAAGTTACTGAACACACGGAGGAAGTCCTGCCGCCATTCTCAGAAGACTCTGCGAGGGG TCCCTCACAGTGGGAGGAAGAAGCCGAGTTCTAGAAAGTCCTGGCCACCATCACCCAAGCAGAGCAGTCCCGCCGGCAGCGGCAAGAGGAATGCCACCCTCCAAACAGCAGCAAAGCTGG CCCTCAACTCCACTCGGCTCACCCCTCCCTGA
- the CCL25 gene encoding C-C motif chemokine 25 isoform X2, translated as MNSWILACLVVCFVGAWTPAVHTQVAGISEDCCLAYHSLSWAVLQRTQGYQLQEVSGSCNLRAVRFCLKHRIVCGNPQDKKVQRAMKLLNTRRKSCRHSQKTLRGVPHSGRKKPSSRKSWPPSPKQSSPAGSGKRNATLQTAAKLGL; from the exons ATGAACTCATGGATCCTGGCCTGCCTGGTGGTCTGCTTCGTGGGTGCCTGGACCCCCGCTGTCCACACCCAAG TTGCAGGCATCTCTGAGGACTGCTGCCTGGCGTACCACAGCCTGTCGTGGGCTGTGCTCCAGCGCACCCAGGGCTACCAGCTCCAGGAGGTGAGCGGAAGCTGCAATCTGCGCGCCGTGAG GTTCTGCCTGAAACACAGAATAGTGTGTGGGAACCCACAGGACAAGAAGGTGCAAAGGGCCATGAAGTTACTGAACACACGGAGGAAGTCCTGCCGCCATTCTCAGAAGACTCTGCGAGGGG TCCCTCACAGTGGGAGGAAGAAGCCGAGTTCTAGAAAGTCCTGGCCACCATCACCCAAGCAGAGCAGTCCCGCCGGCAGCGGCAAGAGGAATGCCACCCTCCAAACAGCAGCAAAGCTGG GGCTCTGA